One genomic window of Cydia fagiglandana chromosome 20, ilCydFagi1.1, whole genome shotgun sequence includes the following:
- the LOC134674640 gene encoding uncharacterized protein LOC134674640 gives MADAFNRSSRTVRTPPPEGRPTKTDPIVPSPAPTAQPTSVDVVSTSEIQGWLSSIEQCLNEICTIANEGKLNADQKLRINKISRNVAGGVSQLAVQYQAVKQQILVNNAHLKALSEQNNIREQIKELQLSLQVAPKIETKVSFADKVRTGNNSSVVPIKTNSIVIYPTEKDKSSEDTKKLVQDLIKPEALKLHVRGMRKTKNGGVIINTDRKDDLEKLKASQQLQKSGLKLEETTKRRPKIILLSVPSNITENEVFDCIYEQNIVDQHPNISRETFMSSIKLSHKSGKKDLATCNYILECSAEVRRTLIQQQRVFINWTSCPARDYTLLTRCYKCQLYGHSAKYCREAESTCSHCGLSGHTIKECTKLSEHPNCATCMRFKKPSDHKTGDEQCPAKKSAQIRHLNNIDYEGP, from the coding sequence ATGGCAGACGCATTTAATAGAAGTTCTAGGACTGTAAGGACCCCTCCTCCCGAAGGAAGACCTACGAAAACGGACCCGATTGTGCCTTCTCCAGCACCTACAGCGCAGCCCACGTCAGTTGATGTGGTGTCGACCAGTGAAATCCAAGGTTGGCTATCCTCGATAGAACAATGTTTGAACGAAATATGCACCATTGCCAATGAAGGAAAACTAAATGCGGACCAGAAGctaagaataaataaaataagcagGAATGTGGCAGGTGGAGTGTCCCAGCTCGCCGTGCAGTACCAGGCAGTCAAGCAGCAAATTTTAGTCAACAATGCCCATCTTAAAGCTTTGTCAGAGCAGAACAACATTCGAGAACAAATCAAGGAGCTGCAGCTCAGTCTACAAGTTGCCCCTAAAATAGAGACAAAAGTATCTTTCGCCGACAAAGTGAGAACAGGTAACAACTCATCTGTAGTACCTATCAAGACCAACTCTATTGTAATTTACCCTACGGAGAAGGACAAGTCTAGCGAGGACACCAAAAAACTTGTACAGGACCTGATAAAACCCGAAGCCCTTAAACTACATGTTCGCGGAATGAGAAAAACGAAAAACGGAGGCGTTATTATAAATACCGACCGCAAGGACGACCTAGAAAAGTTAAAAGCATCCCAGCAGCTTCAAAAATCGGGATTGAAATTGGAAGAAACTACCAAAAGGAGACCCAAAATTATCTTGTTAAGCGTTCCCTCGAATATCACAGAAAACGAGGTATTTGATTGCATTTATGAACAAAATATTGTAGATCAGCATCCAAATATTTCTAGAGAAACTTTTATGAGCTCGATCAAGCTAAGCCATAAATCTGGCAAAAAGGACCTAGCCACATGCAATTATATATTAGAGTGCTCAGCCGAAGTAAGACGGACACTCATTCAACAACAGCGCGTATTCATCAACTGGACTTCCTGCCCTGCACGAGATTACACTCTCTTGACTAGATGTTACAAATGCCAGCTCTACGGACACTCTGCCAAGTACTGCAGGGAAGCTGAATCCACATGCAGCCACTGCGGATTATCAGGACACACCATCAAAGAATGCACCAAACTGTCTGAACATCCGAATTGCGCTACGTGTATGCGTTTCAAAAAACCATCAGACCACAAAACCGGAGATGAGCAGTGCCCAGCGAAAAAAAGTGCCCAAATAagacatttaaataacataGACTATGAGGGCCCCTAA